One part of the Arabidopsis thaliana chromosome 4, partial sequence genome encodes these proteins:
- the RSL2 gene encoding ROOT HAIR DEFECTIVE 6-LIKE 2 (ROOT HAIR DEFECTIVE 6-LIKE 2 (RSL2); FUNCTIONS IN: DNA binding, sequence-specific DNA binding transcription factor activity; INVOLVED IN: root hair initiation, response to auxin stimulus, cell growth, regulation of transcription; LOCATED IN: nucleus; CONTAINS InterPro DOMAIN/s: Helix-loop-helix DNA-binding domain (InterPro:IPR001092), Helix-loop-helix DNA-binding (InterPro:IPR011598); BEST Arabidopsis thaliana protein match is: basic helix-loop-helix (bHLH) DNA-binding superfamily protein (TAIR:AT2G14760.1); Has 3067 Blast hits to 2987 proteins in 166 species: Archae - 0; Bacteria - 15; Metazoa - 165; Fungi - 32; Plants - 2687; Viruses - 0; Other Eukaryotes - 168 (source: NCBI BLink).), which translates to MEAMGEWSNNLGGMYTYATEEADFMNQLLASYDHPGTGSSSGAAASGDHQGLYWNLGSHHNHLSLVSEAGSFCFSQESSSYSAGNSGYYTVVPPTVEENQNETMDFGMEDVTINTNSYLVGEETSECDVEKYSSGKTLMPLETVVENHDDEESLLQSEISVTTTKSLTGSKKRSRATSTDKNKRARVNKRAQKNVEMSGDNNEGEEEEGETKLKKRKNGAMMSRQNSSTTFCTEEESNCADQDGGGEDSSSKEDDPSKALNLNGKTRASRGAATDPQSLYARKRRERINERLRILQNLVPNGTKVDISTMLEEAVHYVKFLQLQIKLLSSDDLWMYAPIAFNGMDIGLSSPR; encoded by the exons atggAAGCCATGGGAGAATGGAGCAACAACCTCGGAGGAATGTACACTTATGCAACCGAGGAAGCCGATTTCATGAACCAGCTTCTCGCCTCTTATGATCATCCTGGCACCGGCTCATCCTCCGGCGCAGCAGCCAGTGGTGACCACCAAGGCTTGTATTGGAACCTTGGTTCTCATCACAACCACCTTAGCCTCGTGTCTGAAGCCGGTAGCTTCTGTTTCTCTCAAGAGAGCAGCAGCTACAGCGCTGGGAACAGCGGATATTACACCGTTGTTCCACCCACGGTTGAAGAGAACCAAAATGAGACAATGGACTTTGGGATGGAAGATGTGACCATCAATACAAACTCATACCTTGTTGGTGAGGAGACAAGTGAGTGTGACGTTGAGAAATACTCTTCTGGAAAGACTCTTATGCCTTTGGAAACCGTAGTGGAGAACCACGATGACGAGGAAAGCTTGTTGCAATCTGAGATCTCTGTGACTACTACAAAATCTCTCACCGGCTCCAAAAAGAGATCCCGTGCCACATCTACTGAT aaaaacaagagagcAAGAGTGAATAAGAGGGCCCAGAAGAACGTAGAGATGAGTGGGGATAAcaatgaaggagaagaggaagaaggagagacgaagttgaagaaaagaaagaatgggGCAATGATGAGTAGACAGAACTCAAGCACCACTTTCTGTACGGAGGAAGAATCAAACTGCGCTGATCAAGACGGTGGAGGAGAAGACTCATCCTCTAAGGAAGATGATCCCTCAAAGGCCCTCAACCTCAATGGTAAAACAAGAGCCAGTCGTGGTGCAGCCACCGATCCTCAAAGCCTCTATGCAAGG aaaagaagagaaaggattAACGAGAGACTAaggattttacaaaatctcGTCCCCAATGGAacaaag GTCGATATTAGTACAATGCTTGAGGAAGCAGTTCATTACGTCAAATTTTTGCAGCTCCAAATTAAG TTATTGAGCTCTGATGATCTATGGATGTATGCGCCGATTGCTTTCAATGGGATGGACATTGGTCTCAGCTCACCGAGATGA